A single genomic interval of Aphidius gifuensis isolate YNYX2018 linkage group LG6, ASM1490517v1, whole genome shotgun sequence harbors:
- the LOC122859623 gene encoding protein PFC0760c-like → MDDKGNEIFIVPKLPPGTVLIKQTNDDNNNVNVNVNEPANDLLDKLDLRRVEKSAFGIAKQFISPPKKRGQQVRRNPTRGSRKKIDDEGDEDDDNDDNDYSRQRLTSLKRGGGDDDDDYKFDKKQMKYTNVPYMNTRSITKKLYNVGATHETPNVHDEIEWKEWPAHGMHERPVYHPQVGNVADCASRCFTNMDYSYQDSSPLSRHPDHQIPTRPSHDHHHHHHHHHHHHRNHNNKNKISIEETFEKCMHYNLHAVLAFASQIMTSQSNKIEEKIHKAAGINKKKNDNIANQKLDNNTQIKYDQQGINKNSNTMDNNKLVKTTKPIVNSMINIKNHEKLQQVLERGTKNTLILLKTSEQSVKKDDDVKQVVATNSDSTIKLSFDNENIDIAEEDKCLEDCKKNINSIKSNVEVSSGGGGDDDDDNDNDAANVNDNDNNNNDDDDDNKLNWLRELIGNTAILYSAAVGIDQDNLINYLDSLDTEECLDWLKL, encoded by the exons ATGGACGACAAGggcaatgaaatatttattgttccaAAACTTCCACCTGGTActgtattaataaaacaaactaatgatgataataacaatgtcAATGTCAATGTCAATGAACCTGCTAATGATTTATTGGATAAACTTGATCTTCGTAGAGTTGAAAAATCAGCATTTGGTATtgctaaacaatttatttcacCTCCTAAAAAAag aggTCAACAAGTTAGAAGAAATCCAACTCGaggaagtagaaaaaaaattgatgatgaaggAGATGAAgacgatgataatgatgacaatgatTATTCAAGACAAAGATTGACATCATTAAAAAGAGGTGGTggcgatgatgatgatgattataaatttgataaaaaacaaatgaaatatacaAATGTTCCATATATGAATACAAgatcaattacaaaaaaactttataatgTTGGTGCAACACATGAGACACCAAATGTTCATGATGAAATTGAATGGAAAGAGTGGCCAGCTCATGGAATGCACGAGAGGCCTGTCTATCATCCCCAg gtgGGAAATGTTGCTGATTGTGCTAGCAGATGTTTTACAAATATGGATTATTCATATCAAGATTCATCACCACTTTCAAGACATCCTGATCATCAAATACCAACTCGTCCTTCACacgatcatcatcatcatcatcatcatcatcatcatcatcatcgtaatcacaacaataaaaataaaatttctattgaagaaacatttgaaaaatgtaTGCATTATAATTTACATGCTGTTCTTGCATTTGCATCACAAATTATGACAagtcaatcaaataaaattgaggaaaaaatCCACAAAGCAGctggaattaataaaaaaaaaaatgacaatattgccaatcaaaaacttgataataatacacaaataaaatatgatcaacaaggaattaataaaaattcaaatacaatggataataataaattggtaaaaacaacaaaaccaATTGTCAATtcaatgattaatattaaaaatcatgaaaaacttCAACAAGTACTTGAAAGAggaacaaaaaatacattaattttattaaaaacttcTGAACAATCTgtaaaaaaagatgatgatgtAAAACAAGTTGTTGCAACAAATTCagattcaacaataaaattatcatttgataatgaaaatattgatatagcTGAAGAAGATAAATGTTTAGaagattgtaaaaaaaatataaattcaattaaatcaaatgtTGAAGTATcgagtggtggtggtggtgatgatgatgatgataatgacaatgatgctgctaatgttaatgataatgataataataataatgatgatgatgatgataataagtTGAATTGGCTCAGAGAATT
- the LOC122858586 gene encoding myoblast determination protein 1 homolog isoform X2, with protein sequence MASHLGYNYEERSHQRINGRHKSITIPPKPADSTVCSSTSYYVGGSSDISEEDLADLPSCVYAGRSLSSTTSSSSQHVTHSHSHHQHSQLHYHMPLSNQDQNDNNDMVNGVEEGYYPNGSPYRIQRHAANIRERRRMLSINSAFDALRGHVPTFPYEKRLSKIDTLRLAIAYIALLTEVLKVKNVDPLTYIEMCLRGEMSSERAEWNTSDLMARLAWINWENLGVNPNRRSALTTLTLTTENLN encoded by the exons ATGGCATCACATCTTGGCTATAATTATGAAGAACGTAGTCATCAAAGAATTAATGGACGTCATAAAAGTATAACTATACCACCAAAACCAGCAGATTCAACTGTTTGTTCAAG tacgtCTTATTATGTTGGAGGTAGTAGTGATATTAGTGAAGAAGATCTTGCTGATTTACCATCATGTGTCTATGCTGGAagatcattatcatcaacaacatcatcatcatcacagcATGTTACTCATTCACATTCCCATCATCAACATTCACAATTGCATTATCACATGCCATTGTCAAAtcaag atcaaaatgacaataatgacATGGTGAATGGTGTTGAAGAAGGCTACTATCCAAATGGTAGTCCATACAGAATTCAAAGACATGCTGCTAATATTCGTGAACGTAGACGTATGCTgag CATAAACTCGGCTTTCGATGCACTAAGGGGCCATGTGCCAACATTTCCATATGAAAAACGTTTATCTAAAATTGATACTTTACGTTTGGCAATAGCATACATTGCATTGTTAACTGAAgtattaaaagttaaaaatgttGATCCCTTGACGTACATTGAAATGTGCCTTAGAGGTGAAATGAGTAGTGAACGAGCTGAATGGAATACAAGTG attTAATGGCTCGTTTGGCATGGATTAATTGGGAAAATTTAGGTGTCAATCCAAATAGAAGATCAGCCCTAACAACTCTAACTCTGAcaactgaaaatttaaattaa
- the LOC122858568 gene encoding LOW QUALITY PROTEIN: putative uncharacterized protein DDB_G0277255 (The sequence of the model RefSeq protein was modified relative to this genomic sequence to represent the inferred CDS: inserted 1 base in 1 codon) codes for MDSSDEHDLPICESLDLSGQGLKKLSRCPSDADISTLIVDDNELQRLDNLDSYHRITKLSIARNQLLRMYGVTKLHNLVTLNLANNGILTIEGIKDMPNLTTLCLXSIEHLHTNTKLEHLDLSENSISHISDISYLRNLKELFLHNNRIITLRQCERYLPTSIETLTLANNNITDLNEMSHLGGLTNLVNFSIANNPCVSLSGNTSSGFDYRPFVINWCMSLKSIDGYAVDPIESLKAEWLYSQGRGRQFRVGEHSPLAQYLASVCPLSGESLENETDRKLRLILSKAQHHQKQLSQQSDSGMSSSPASARRRLGSDRTSSPRRPRSIELGLSRNSMRQRSPDRMVASCHTETMATSCHAGLTDNHDGLMTQSLDPNMLCSSSNFISKGKESILQDVEETSSPLQAATKLVPVPESLMSPDFRPPSGLCRILPKTPPSRIKSPVQTSTIPTKISSSSSSSEQTSKITSTNNHNLTSKTLSNTLMMKNNSTTTTTTNCTNNNKDKTTITKPIVINSNGKCPQTVKLNNYVQSKTMTPKRSQKNSPNMSRSITAQQQKSKIPTDQQKPLRIGNGPKKYKELDDMNNIIGISSDEDSEVCHSKLDGIRNRAIQRRQEDTNKSDDQIEKAAICIQKLWRGYHTRNLNKKSTSVLKTIEMIRTNKYIQKLSTDMEATRTALESEHKLQLLQMQAINALWKKVVSLQPNDKTQQQNNNHNINQHSDDVVVNLAQTCNLLNAQVQQLQASMSEIKRCMTTMQQPSKGVNQIDQGVGTQTEISAVHTPAGEENTFPYGKNIVVNNRPQSLSIQQTIHEVHEKSKNLNDSGFKKISQSTDTTDDEINTDILNSNSNPEIASCIDEEILSNNCHDNNNYIVKQNVDISEEILCKELHNLIETEAAAAAKDANNANNANNNDNDDEEKNDLNKV; via the exons ATGGATTCATCTGATGAACATGATTTACCAATTTGTGAAAGCCTTGATTTAAGTGGACaaggattaaaaaaattaagtcgtTGTCCATCTGATGCTGACATAAGTACTCTGATTGTCGATGACAATGAATTACAACGACTTGATAATCTTGATTCTTATCATCGAATCACAAAg tTGTCAATTGCAAGAAATCAATTACTACGAATGTATGGTGTaacaaaattacataatttagtTACACTTAATTTAGCAAATAATGGAATTCTCACAATTGAAGGTATCAAGGATATGCCAAATTTAACAACTTTATGTT GGTCAATTGAGCATCTTCATACAAACACAAAGCTAGAACATTTGGATTTATCAGAAAACAGCATTAGTCATATTTCAGATATATCCTATCTTCGTAATCTCAag gaattatttttacacaacAATCGTATTATAACATTACGACAGTGTGAAAGATATCTTCCAACGTCAATTGAAACTTTGACACtggcaaataataatataactgatttaaatgaaatgtcaCATCTTGGTGGCTTGACAaatcttgttaatttttcaatagccAATAATCCATGTGTCAGTCTTTCTGGTAATA CATCTAGTGGATTTGATTATCGTCCATTTGTTATAAATTGGTGTATGAGTCTTAAATCAATTGATGGCTATGCTGTGGATCCAATTGAGag CTTAAAAGCCGAGTGGCTTTATTCCCAAGGTCGTGGTAGACAATTTCGTGTTGGTGAACATTCACCACTTGCCCAATATCTTGCATCAGTTTGTCCATTATCTGGTGAATCACTTGAAAATGAGACTGATAGAAAATTGAGATTAATATTGAGCAAAGCACAGCATCATCAAAAACAATTGAGTCAACAAAGTGATTCTGGAATGAGTTCATCACCAGCATCAGCAAGAAGAAGGCTTGGTTCTGATAGAACAAGTTCACCAAGACGACCCA gATCAATTGAATTAGGTCTGAGTCGAAATTCAATGAGACAACGATCACCCGACAGAATGGTGGCAAGTTGTCACACCGAGACTATGGCAACATCTTGTCATGCTGGACTGACTGATAATCATGATGGCCTGATGACACAAAGTCTTGATCCAAATATGCTTTGCAGTAGTAGTAATTTTATCAGTAAAGGAAAAGAATCAATATTACAAGATGTCGaag aaacaTCAAGTCCATTACAAGCAGCAACAAAACTTGTACCTGTACCAGAATCTTTAATGAGTCCTGATTTTCGTCCACCATCTGGACTATGTCGTATACTACCAAAAACACCACCAAGTCGTATTAAATCACCAGTTCAAACATCAACAATACcaacaaaaatttcatcatcatcatcatcatctgaacaaacaagtaaaataacatcaacaaataatcataatttaacatcaaaaacattatcaaatacactgatgatgaaaaataattcaacaacaacaacaacaacaaattgtaccaataacaacaaagataaaacaacaataacaaaaccaattgttataaattcaaatggtAAATGTCCACAaacagttaaattaaataattatgtacaaAGTAAAACAATGACACCAAAAAGaagtcaaaaaaattcaccaaaTATGTCAAGATCAATAACGgctcaacaacaaaaatcaaaaataccaACTGATCAACAAAAACCATTACGTATTGGTAATggtccaaaaaaatataaagaattagatgatatgaataatataataggAATAAGCTCAGATGAAGATAGTGAAGTTTGTCATTCAAAATTAGATGGTATACGTAATCGTGCAATTCAAAGACGTCAAGAAGATACAAATAAATCAGATgatcaaattgaaaaagcagcaatttgtatacaaaaattatggCGTGGTTATCATAcacgtaatttaaataaaaaatcaactagTGTAttgaaaacaattgaaatgatacgaacaaataaatatatacaaaaattatcaacagatATGGAAGCAACAAGAACAGCATTAGAAAGTGAACATAAACTTCAATTATTACAAATGCAAGCAATAAATGCATTATGGAAAAAAGTTGTTAGTTTACAACCAAATGATAAaacacaacaacaaaataataatcataatattaatcaacattcagatgatgttgttgttaatttagcACAAACATGTAATTTACTTAATGCACAAGTACAACAATTACAAGCTTCAATGAGTGAAATAAAACGTTGCATGACAACAATGCAACAACCATCTAAAGGGGTTAATCAAATTGATCAGGGTGTTGGTACACAAACTGAAATATCTGCTGTTCATACACCAGCCGGTGAAGAAAATACATTTCCATatggtaaaaatattgttgttaataatagaCCACAATCATTATCAATACAACAAACAATTCATGAAGTTCatgaaaaatctaaaaatctTAATGACagtggatttaaaaaaatatcacaatcAACTGATACAactgatgatgaaattaatactgatatattaaattcaaattcaaatcCAGAAATTGCAAGTTGTATTGATgaagaaatattatcaaataattgtcatgataataataattatattgttaaacaAAATGTTGATATTTCTGAAGAAATACTCTGCAAAGAATTGCATAATTTAATTGAGACTGaagctgctgctgctgctaaAGATGCTAATAATGCTAATAAtgctaataataatgataatgatgatgaagaaaaaaatgatttaaataaagtttaa
- the LOC122858577 gene encoding peptidyl-prolyl cis-trans isomerase D: MKRPFDESSDTDNSTHNPIVYLDLELDGHRVGRVIIELFKNIVPKTAENFRSLCTGEKGIGKFGKKLHYKGSYFHRVVSKFMIQGGDIINFDGTGGESIYGSYFEDENFNIKHKEGGLLSMVNEGKPNTNSSQFIITTEPSYQLNDTNVVFGKVIKGFGAVQELNEVDVVNDKPIEKIQIVDCGELKPNDDWKIFEKDGTPDIYPNWLEDWDYYNDTDNDKIDHKFIITKVIEKIKESGNYYFSNKNYITAKRKYLKALRYYNWINKMTNIPDDLKPILSNLKMSIDLNLTAVYLKLNKYRDVIKICNNILSIDKNNTKALFRKSQANFGLNEYNLSLADLQKANLSSPNNPDVIREIQKVKNTIKSYLNVEKESYKRMFM, encoded by the exons ATGAAGCGGCCTTTTGACGAATCATCTGACACTGATAATTCTACTCATAATCCAATTGTTTATCTAGACCTCGAACTTGATGGTCATCGAG tgggcagagttattattgaattatttaaaaatattgttccaAAAACAGCTGAAAATTTTCGTTCACTATGTACCGGTGAAAAAGGTATtggaaaatttggaaaaaaattacattacaaAGGATCATATTTTCATCGAG TTGTTTCAAAGTTCATGATACAAGGTggtgatataataaattttgatggcACTGGTGGTGAGAGTATTTATGGCTCATATTTTgaagatgaaaattttaatataaaacacaaaGAGGGTGGTTTATTGAGTATGGTTAATGAGGGAAAACCAAATACAAATTCATCACAATTTATCATAACAACTGAGCCAAGTTATCAATTGAATGATACCAATGTTGTTTTTGGTAAAGTCATTAAGGGTTTTGGAGCTGTTCAAGAATTAAATGAAGTTGATGTTGTCAATGACAAACCAATCgag aaaatacaaATTGTTGATTGTGGAGAATTGAAGCCAAATGATGACtggaaaatttttgaaaaagatGGTACACCTGATATTTATCCAAATTGGCTAGAAGATTGGGATTATTATAACGATacagataatgataaaattgat cacaaatttatcatcacaaaagtcattgaaaaaattaaagaatctggtaattattatttttcaaataaaaattacataactgcaaagagaaaatatttaaaagcttTGAGATATTACAATTGgattaataaaatgacaaatattcCTGATGATTTAAAGCCGAtattgtcaaatttaaaaatgtcaattgatCTTAATTTGACAGCTGtttatttaaagttaaataaatatcgtgATGTCATAAAAATTTGCAACAAT aTATTGtcaattgacaaaaataatacaaaggcATTGTTTAGAAAAAGTCAAGCAAATTTTggattaaatgaatataatttaagcTTGGCTGATTTACAAAAAGCAAATTTATCATCACCAAATAATCCAGATGTCATTCGTGAAAttcaaaaagttaaaaatactattaaatCTTATTTGAATGTTGAAAAAGAATCTTACAAGCGAATGTTTATGTAG
- the LOC122858586 gene encoding uncharacterized protein LOC122858586 isoform X1, whose product MASHLGYNYEERSHQRINGRHKSITIPPKPADSTVCSSTSYYVGGSSDISEEDLADLPSCVYAGRSLSSTTSSSSQHVTHSHSHHQHSQLHYHMPLSNQDQNDNNDMVNGVEEGYYPNGSPYRIQRHAANIRERRRMLSSINSAFDALRGHVPTFPYEKRLSKIDTLRLAIAYIALLTEVLKVKNVDPLTYIEMCLRGEMSSERAEWNTSDLMARLAWINWENLGVNPNRRSALTTLTLTTENLN is encoded by the exons ATGGCATCACATCTTGGCTATAATTATGAAGAACGTAGTCATCAAAGAATTAATGGACGTCATAAAAGTATAACTATACCACCAAAACCAGCAGATTCAACTGTTTGTTCAAG tacgtCTTATTATGTTGGAGGTAGTAGTGATATTAGTGAAGAAGATCTTGCTGATTTACCATCATGTGTCTATGCTGGAagatcattatcatcaacaacatcatcatcatcacagcATGTTACTCATTCACATTCCCATCATCAACATTCACAATTGCATTATCACATGCCATTGTCAAAtcaag atcaaaatgacaataatgacATGGTGAATGGTGTTGAAGAAGGCTACTATCCAAATGGTAGTCCATACAGAATTCAAAGACATGCTGCTAATATTCGTGAACGTAGACGTATGCTgag cAGCATAAACTCGGCTTTCGATGCACTAAGGGGCCATGTGCCAACATTTCCATATGAAAAACGTTTATCTAAAATTGATACTTTACGTTTGGCAATAGCATACATTGCATTGTTAACTGAAgtattaaaagttaaaaatgttGATCCCTTGACGTACATTGAAATGTGCCTTAGAGGTGAAATGAGTAGTGAACGAGCTGAATGGAATACAAGTG attTAATGGCTCGTTTGGCATGGATTAATTGGGAAAATTTAGGTGTCAATCCAAATAGAAGATCAGCCCTAACAACTCTAACTCTGAcaactgaaaatttaaattaa